Proteins co-encoded in one Streptococcus ruminicola genomic window:
- a CDS encoding cupin domain-containing protein encodes MTDKELFDRENVFGKGQANDAYAQYFDGDSFLNPLVDADSPLHLANVTFEPGCRNHWHIHKADKGGGQILICTAGQGWYQEEGKKAVSLEPGKVIVIPANTKHWHGAKKDSWFSHISLEVPGENTSNTWLEAVSEEDYNNL; translated from the coding sequence ATGACAGATAAAGAACTTTTTGATAGAGAAAATGTCTTTGGAAAAGGGCAAGCAAACGACGCATACGCACAATACTTTGATGGCGATTCTTTCCTCAATCCCTTGGTCGATGCGGATTCACCACTTCATTTAGCAAATGTGACCTTTGAACCAGGTTGTAGAAATCACTGGCACATTCATAAGGCTGACAAAGGTGGCGGTCAAATTCTGATTTGTACCGCAGGTCAAGGTTGGTATCAAGAAGAAGGTAAGAAAGCTGTCAGTCTTGAACCGGGTAAAGTTATTGTGATTCCAGCCAATACAAAACACTGGCACGGTGCTAAGAAAGACTCATGGTTTAGCCATATTTCGCTAGAAGTCCCAGGTGAAAATACCTCAAACACTTGGCTAGAAGCAGTAAGCGAAGAAGATTATAACAACCTATAA
- the nmlR gene encoding stress response transcriptional regulator NmlR, whose amino-acid sequence MNIKKVSEQTGVSADTIRYYERIGLLPRVRRNKSGVRDFSEQDIAALEFIRCFRSAGMSVESLIEYMSLVEEGEGTEKARMKILEEQREKLISRIAELQAAKKRLDYKIENYKNIILKKEESLFEEGTAD is encoded by the coding sequence ATGAATATCAAAAAAGTCAGTGAGCAAACGGGCGTTTCAGCAGACACTATCCGCTATTATGAGCGTATTGGATTATTGCCTCGAGTGCGCCGAAATAAATCTGGTGTCAGGGATTTTTCTGAACAAGATATTGCTGCTCTTGAGTTTATTCGTTGTTTTAGAAGTGCTGGCATGAGCGTAGAATCTTTGATTGAATACATGAGTTTGGTTGAAGAAGGTGAAGGCACGGAAAAAGCACGAATGAAAATTTTAGAAGAACAACGCGAAAAATTAATTTCTCGTATTGCTGAACTGCAAGCTGCCAAAAAACGACTAGATTATAAAATTGAGAATTATAAAAACATCATTTTGAAAAAAGAAGAGAGTCTTTTTGAAGAAGGAACAGCTGATTAA
- a CDS encoding Mbeg1-like protein — MATINDYLDCNGSRTFDEFAFNEADILCLNELGYFCFEELDASIDFKKTVNLHEVLLPYITGEKTFSHSFLVTEERIKLLQKVVASKRFANLNLSDYVNDVDAEYERQFSAMVFTLPEINHHQLVFRGTDDTMIGWKEDFKLTYVQEIPAHRAAVAYLEAYLEKYAGKVTVSGHSKGGNLALYAVAHVNDLLREQIEKVYMLDAPGLQEKGLESDGYKAIRERVTVIRPEESIVGIMLYNDIDPIVVKSNASGIMQHALTSWQFNEETGELILAERQTDLSQNLEKTFKQWMNELSSQELKILFDTLFDTLMSSGIHSINDVTIDREFGTKLATSIASFYSIGTEKKLLLAKSAKLFLQAFVGHSRLGNFSRDKINLSLPDFNSLLSRLDKKK, encoded by the coding sequence ATGGCAACAATTAATGATTATTTAGACTGTAATGGTAGTCGTACGTTTGACGAATTTGCATTTAACGAAGCTGATATTTTATGTTTAAATGAGCTTGGTTATTTTTGCTTTGAAGAGTTGGATGCGTCAATTGATTTTAAAAAGACCGTTAATCTACATGAGGTCTTATTACCTTATATCACAGGAGAAAAGACCTTTAGTCATAGTTTTTTAGTGACTGAAGAGCGGATTAAGCTTTTGCAGAAAGTTGTGGCATCAAAACGATTTGCGAATTTGAATTTGTCTGATTATGTCAATGACGTTGATGCGGAATACGAAAGACAGTTTTCAGCTATGGTCTTTACTTTACCTGAAATTAATCATCATCAGCTGGTTTTTCGTGGGACAGATGATACCATGATTGGCTGGAAAGAGGATTTTAAACTGACTTATGTTCAAGAAATTCCTGCTCATCGTGCGGCTGTGGCTTATCTTGAAGCTTACCTTGAAAAATACGCCGGTAAGGTGACCGTTAGCGGACATTCTAAAGGTGGAAATTTGGCCCTTTATGCTGTGGCTCATGTTAATGACCTGCTTCGTGAACAAATCGAAAAAGTCTATATGCTTGATGCACCAGGTTTGCAAGAAAAAGGTCTTGAAAGTGATGGCTATAAGGCGATTCGCGAGCGCGTGACAGTGATTCGACCAGAAGAGTCTATCGTTGGCATTATGCTTTACAACGACATTGACCCGATTGTGGTTAAGAGCAATGCTTCAGGCATCATGCAGCATGCCCTTACGTCGTGGCAATTTAATGAAGAAACAGGTGAGCTAATCCTAGCTGAGCGCCAAACTGATTTAAGCCAAAATCTTGAGAAGACTTTCAAGCAATGGATGAATGAATTGTCTAGCCAAGAATTGAAAATACTTTTTGACACACTCTTTGATACCTTGATGTCAAGTGGAATTCATAGCATCAATGACGTCACAATTGACCGAGAATTTGGGACAAAATTAGCCACAAGCATTGCTTCCTTTTATTCTATCGGAACAGAGAAAAAGCTATTGCTAGCTAAATCAGCTAAATTATTTTTGCAAGCTTTTGTAGGGCACAGTCGCTTGGGCAACTTTAGCAGAGATAAGATAAATTTGTCGCTACCTGATTTCAATAGTCTTTTGTCACGTTTAGATAAGAAGAAATAA
- a CDS encoding potassium channel family protein, with protein MITFFLQMRRTLRVLWSLFKDDETRGIAGVTAVLLLSGTLFYAHVEHFTYLDALYFSFTTLTTIGYGDIYPVTAAGKIFTMTYSVVGLGVMGSFLAVVVKKLGQLDRRK; from the coding sequence ATGATTACTTTTTTCTTGCAAATGCGTCGGACATTGCGTGTCTTATGGTCACTCTTTAAGGATGATGAAACTAGAGGAATTGCTGGTGTCACAGCTGTTTTATTGCTTAGTGGGACACTTTTTTATGCACACGTAGAACATTTTACTTATTTAGATGCCCTTTACTTTTCATTTACAACTTTAACAACGATTGGCTACGGGGATATTTATCCCGTCACAGCGGCTGGAAAGATTTTTACCATGACGTATTCAGTTGTCGGATTAGGGGTTATGGGGAGTTTTCTAGCTGTTGTTGTTAAGAAATTGGGTCAATTGGATAGAAGAAAGTGA
- a CDS encoding carboxymuconolactone decarboxylase family protein has product MTIKQTAGRDQLGEFAPDFAHFNDDVLLGENWNNNDIDLKTRCIITVVALMSSGITDSSLVYHLQNAKNNGVSKAEIAAVITHVAFYAGWPKAWAVFNLAKEVWNED; this is encoded by the coding sequence ATGACAATTAAACAAACAGCAGGACGTGACCAATTGGGTGAATTTGCACCAGATTTTGCGCATTTTAATGATGACGTGCTTTTGGGTGAGAATTGGAATAATAACGATATTGACTTAAAGACGCGTTGTATCATCACAGTTGTAGCTCTTATGTCATCTGGTATCACCGACAGTTCTCTTGTTTATCATTTACAAAATGCTAAGAACAATGGTGTCAGCAAAGCTGAGATTGCTGCTGTTATCACACACGTAGCTTTCTACGCAGGTTGGCCAAAAGCTTGGGCAGTCTTCAATCTTGCAAAAGAAGTTTGGAACGAAGATTAA
- a CDS encoding YjjG family noncanonical pyrimidine nucleotidase yields MIYRDLLFDLDHTLLDFNAAEDVALTELLTEARVGDVETYKEVYIPMNRKLWNDLSLKKITKKELVDTRFSRLFAHFGHEVDGHAFAMRYQDFLSQQGQILPGADKLLDQLNQEGYRIFGATNGITKIQTGRMANSGIKDYFEHVFISDEVGFQKPDKGFYDAISGAISRFNHDKALMIGDNLLADIQGGNNAGIDTVWYNPDKKANHTAANPTYTVHNYQELLKLLR; encoded by the coding sequence GTGATTTATCGTGATTTATTGTTTGATTTGGACCATACTTTGCTTGATTTTAACGCGGCAGAAGATGTTGCTTTGACAGAGCTTTTGACAGAAGCGCGTGTGGGTGATGTTGAGACTTATAAAGAAGTTTATATTCCCATGAATCGTAAACTTTGGAATGATTTAAGTCTGAAAAAGATTACTAAGAAAGAGTTAGTTGACACGCGTTTCTCTCGTTTATTTGCCCATTTTGGGCACGAGGTTGATGGTCATGCCTTTGCCATGCGCTATCAAGATTTTCTTAGCCAACAAGGTCAGATTCTTCCAGGAGCAGATAAGTTGTTAGACCAGCTAAATCAAGAAGGTTACCGCATTTTTGGTGCAACAAATGGCATTACCAAGATTCAAACTGGTCGTATGGCCAATTCAGGAATTAAAGATTATTTTGAACACGTCTTTATCTCTGATGAAGTTGGTTTTCAAAAGCCAGATAAAGGTTTTTATGATGCGATTTCTGGAGCCATTTCACGATTTAATCATGACAAAGCTTTGATGATTGGTGATAATCTGCTGGCGGATATCCAAGGTGGCAATAATGCTGGTATCGATACTGTCTGGTATAACCCAGATAAAAAAGCTAACCACACCGCAGCCAACCCTACCTACACCGTCCACAACTATCAAGAATTGTTAAAATTATTACGATAA
- a CDS encoding cation-translocating P-type ATPase, giving the protein MSDRTNEKTVQLDLETYAAKDVYQAAATQQSGLRHEQVKERQKQYGPNRLKEAQKEPVIVTFIKNFTSLMAILLWVGGAVAILSHSVELGLAIWFVNIVNGVFSFVQEYRASQATEALKKMLPSYARVIREGQEEKVLAEELVPGDLVLIEEGDRISADGRVIFATDLQVNQSALTGESNPVYKNSEADTDSQKTALEYDNMVFAGTTVSSGSAKMIVSATGMATQFGQIAHLTQNMADDKSPLQKELDHLTKQISVIAITVGVIFFIAATLFVREPFAKSFIFALGMIVAFIPEGLLPTVTLSLAMAVQRMAKSNALVKKLSSVETLGATSVICSDKTGTLTQNAMTVNHLWQVSAQYDVTGLGYAADGDIRKSSGKKAALIESQPLEHLVRFAHLCSNAQVLPPSEENASYTVLGDPTEACLNVLAEKAGLTLEKNKSWGPRLKELPFDSVRKRMTTVNQVDSLVDGSSLVSITKGAPKEMVELCHFYKDQKGIHEMTADVQARILAANDAFAKDGLRVLALAYRTLESDRLTQEEQWTQETLEHNMVFLGLIAMSDPPREGVREAVEKCHRASIRIIMVTGDYGLTALSIAKKIGIVRGDDARVVTGLELEKMSDEALKEVLKGEIVFARVAPEQKYRVVSALQELGEVVAVTGDGVNDAPALKKANIGVAMGLTGTDVAKESADMILTDDHFASIVKAVEEGRAVYHNIKKFLTYIFNSNTPEAVPSAFFLLSRGFVPLPLTVMQILAVDLGTDMIPALGLGVEPPEPGVMNQPPRKLTDRLLDKKLLIKAFLWYGLIESALAMGAFFITYLLHNGNLAVLAGSGQLYQEATTMTLGAIIFCQIGMVMNSRTSDQSIRKLQLFGNPLINVGLIVELIIFVILVYVPIFHNLFNTASLGLWHWLYLVLCPFVIVGLEEWRKRLMRK; this is encoded by the coding sequence ATGAGTGATAGAACAAATGAAAAAACTGTTCAACTTGACCTTGAAACTTACGCAGCAAAGGACGTTTATCAAGCCGCTGCTACGCAACAATCTGGGCTCAGGCACGAACAAGTCAAGGAACGTCAAAAACAATATGGTCCTAATCGGTTAAAAGAAGCGCAAAAAGAACCCGTAATTGTGACTTTTATCAAGAATTTCACCAGTCTTATGGCGATTTTACTTTGGGTTGGTGGTGCTGTGGCGATTTTGTCTCACAGCGTGGAACTTGGTCTTGCCATTTGGTTTGTCAATATTGTCAATGGTGTTTTCAGTTTTGTTCAAGAATATCGCGCTAGCCAAGCAACCGAAGCTCTGAAAAAGATGCTGCCTTCTTACGCGCGTGTCATCCGTGAGGGACAAGAAGAAAAAGTCTTAGCTGAAGAGCTGGTGCCTGGTGACCTTGTCTTAATCGAAGAAGGAGACCGAATTTCCGCAGATGGTCGTGTTATCTTTGCGACGGACTTGCAGGTTAACCAGTCTGCCTTAACGGGTGAATCAAATCCAGTTTATAAAAATAGCGAAGCTGATACAGACTCGCAAAAAACAGCTCTTGAATACGACAATATGGTCTTTGCAGGAACGACTGTATCCTCAGGTTCAGCTAAGATGATTGTCTCAGCAACAGGTATGGCTACACAATTTGGACAAATTGCGCACCTAACCCAAAATATGGCTGACGACAAAAGTCCGCTTCAAAAAGAATTGGACCACTTGACTAAACAAATTTCAGTCATTGCCATTACGGTTGGTGTTATTTTCTTCATCGCAGCGACTCTCTTTGTCCGCGAACCTTTCGCCAAATCCTTTATTTTCGCTCTTGGGATGATTGTCGCTTTTATCCCTGAAGGTTTGCTTCCGACCGTTACCCTTTCTTTGGCAATGGCGGTGCAACGCATGGCTAAGTCCAATGCTTTGGTTAAAAAATTATCATCTGTTGAAACCTTGGGAGCAACATCGGTCATTTGTTCGGATAAAACAGGGACTTTGACCCAAAATGCTATGACGGTTAATCATCTCTGGCAAGTCTCTGCTCAATATGATGTGACAGGGCTTGGTTACGCTGCTGACGGAGATATCCGCAAAAGCAGTGGCAAGAAAGCTGCGCTTATCGAAAGTCAACCACTTGAACATCTCGTCCGCTTCGCTCACCTTTGTAGCAATGCACAAGTTTTGCCACCGAGTGAGGAAAATGCTTCCTACACCGTTCTTGGTGACCCAACCGAAGCTTGCCTGAATGTCTTGGCTGAAAAAGCTGGCTTAACCCTTGAAAAAAACAAGTCTTGGGGACCACGCTTGAAAGAATTACCTTTTGATTCCGTGCGCAAGCGCATGACGACTGTTAACCAAGTTGACAGCTTAGTCGATGGCAGTTCTTTGGTGTCTATCACCAAAGGTGCTCCAAAAGAAATGGTAGAGCTCTGCCATTTTTACAAAGACCAAAAAGGTATTCATGAAATGACGGCAGACGTTCAAGCGAGAATCTTAGCTGCCAATGATGCTTTTGCTAAGGATGGATTGCGGGTCTTGGCGCTTGCTTATCGGACTTTGGAAAGCGACCGTTTGACCCAAGAAGAACAATGGACGCAAGAAACTCTGGAACACAATATGGTCTTTCTTGGCTTGATTGCTATGAGTGACCCTCCTCGGGAAGGTGTGCGTGAGGCGGTTGAAAAATGTCACCGCGCAAGTATTCGTATTATCATGGTGACAGGTGACTACGGTTTGACAGCGCTCAGTATCGCTAAGAAAATCGGTATTGTTCGTGGCGACGATGCGCGTGTTGTGACTGGCTTAGAGTTGGAAAAGATGTCTGATGAAGCCTTAAAAGAAGTGCTCAAGGGCGAAATTGTCTTTGCGCGTGTGGCACCGGAGCAAAAATATCGAGTCGTATCAGCTCTTCAAGAATTGGGTGAAGTCGTTGCTGTCACTGGTGATGGTGTCAATGATGCGCCCGCTCTTAAAAAAGCTAATATCGGTGTGGCAATGGGACTCACAGGTACTGATGTCGCCAAAGAATCGGCAGATATGATTTTGACGGATGACCATTTTGCATCTATCGTTAAAGCGGTTGAAGAAGGGCGTGCGGTTTACCATAATATCAAGAAATTCTTGACTTATATCTTTAACTCAAATACTCCAGAAGCCGTTCCATCAGCATTCTTCCTCTTATCAAGGGGCTTTGTCCCACTTCCGTTGACTGTTATGCAAATTCTAGCCGTCGATTTGGGGACTGATATGATTCCAGCACTTGGCTTGGGAGTTGAACCACCAGAACCAGGTGTGATGAACCAACCACCTCGTAAATTGACTGACCGTTTGCTGGATAAGAAATTGCTGATAAAAGCTTTTCTATGGTATGGTTTGATCGAATCAGCCCTTGCCATGGGTGCATTCTTCATCACTTATCTACTTCATAATGGTAATTTAGCGGTGCTTGCAGGTTCAGGTCAATTGTACCAAGAAGCAACCACTATGACCTTGGGTGCTATTATCTTCTGTCAAATCGGTATGGTCATGAACAGCCGAACTTCGGACCAATCCATTCGCAAGTTGCAATTATTTGGCAATCCTTTGATTAATGTCGGATTAATTGTTGAATTGATTATCTTTGTGATTTTGGTTTACGTGCCGATTTTCCATAATCTTTTTAACACCGCAAGTCTTGGTCTTTGGCATTGGCTTTATTTGGTGCTTTGTCCATTTGTTATTGTTGGTCTTGAAGAGTGGCGAAAACGTTTGATGCGAAAATAG
- a CDS encoding ABC transporter permease: protein MFLAWNEMKHSKLRYGLVIGVIFLIAYLVFFLTGLANGLAQTNRSAVDSWKADHIILSEQANKNLRLSRFSTALADEVKADQTAELTQASATIKANDKSKVNVNLFAIKSDEFLRPKLSDGKIFSKTGQVVADSSLKKAYQLEIGDEITLGDSGKKLTITGFTDKASFNVQSVLYLSKDTLTSILGDNSQAATISALVVRGKVNQVPKGLESMTTASFIESLPGYKAQNLTFSFMIGFLIVIAAIVIGIFIYILTLQKKEIFGVLKAQGISNGYLSRMVFAQTFILALLAVGLGLLVTMASALVLPTSVPFQINPLFFAGISVLMILIAVFGALFSVVSIVKVDPLKAIG from the coding sequence ATGTTTTTAGCCTGGAATGAAATGAAACACTCGAAGCTGCGTTATGGATTAGTGATTGGAGTGATTTTCTTGATTGCTTACTTGGTCTTTTTCCTGACGGGCTTGGCTAATGGTTTAGCCCAGACCAATCGCTCAGCGGTTGATTCTTGGAAAGCTGACCATATTATCTTAAGCGAACAAGCTAATAAAAATTTACGTTTGTCACGCTTTTCTACAGCCTTAGCAGATGAAGTCAAGGCAGACCAAACTGCTGAATTGACACAAGCTTCAGCAACCATAAAAGCTAATGATAAGTCGAAGGTGAATGTCAATTTATTTGCCATTAAGTCAGATGAATTCTTACGCCCAAAGCTTAGTGATGGAAAGATTTTCTCAAAAACTGGACAAGTTGTCGCAGATAGTAGTTTGAAAAAAGCTTATCAACTAGAGATTGGTGATGAGATTACTCTTGGAGATAGTGGCAAAAAGTTGACTATCACTGGTTTTACGGACAAGGCTAGCTTTAATGTGCAATCTGTTTTGTATCTGAGCAAGGACACACTGACAAGCATTCTCGGTGATAATAGCCAAGCTGCTACCATCAGTGCCCTTGTGGTTCGTGGCAAGGTTAATCAAGTTCCAAAAGGGCTTGAAAGCATGACCACAGCAAGCTTCATCGAGAGTCTTCCAGGTTATAAAGCTCAAAATCTGACCTTTTCTTTCATGATTGGCTTTTTAATCGTTATCGCTGCTATCGTGATTGGGATTTTTATCTACATTTTGACCCTTCAGAAGAAAGAAATTTTTGGTGTCTTAAAAGCTCAAGGCATTTCTAACGGCTACTTGTCACGAATGGTTTTCGCACAGACTTTCATTCTGGCACTTTTGGCAGTAGGGTTAGGGCTTTTGGTGACAATGGCTAGCGCTTTAGTGTTGCCAACTAGTGTGCCTTTCCAGATTAATCCTCTTTTCTTTGCAGGCATCAGCGTGCTGATGATTCTTATCGCTGTGTTTGGTGCCCTTTTCTCAGTGGTAAGCATTGTCAAAGTTGACCCTTTAAAGGCAATCGGTTAG
- a CDS encoding ABC transporter ATP-binding protein, whose product MTAIELINIKKYFKDGPEQIEALKETNLTINKGEFVAVIGPSGSGKSTFLTIIGGLQSPSQGEVRLNGQAFSQKKEKARAKMRFDQIGFILQASNLVPFLKIKDQLRLVDKVDKEKQRESIDSLFAQLGITDIANKYPEEISGGQRQRVAIARALYNDPTIILADEPTASLDTEKAMEVVKILADEAKEKNKAVLMVTHDRRLVAYCDRLLVMEDGVLREEEIAAYH is encoded by the coding sequence ATGACAGCAATTGAATTAATCAATATAAAAAAATATTTCAAAGATGGCCCAGAGCAAATTGAAGCTTTGAAAGAGACAAATTTGACGATTAACAAAGGTGAATTTGTCGCAGTGATTGGCCCATCAGGTTCTGGGAAAAGTACTTTTTTGACCATTATTGGTGGGCTGCAATCACCGTCACAAGGTGAAGTGAGATTGAACGGCCAAGCTTTTAGCCAGAAAAAAGAAAAAGCGCGTGCTAAGATGCGTTTTGACCAGATTGGATTTATTCTGCAAGCTTCAAACTTAGTACCATTTTTAAAAATCAAAGATCAGCTACGTTTGGTTGATAAGGTGGATAAGGAAAAGCAACGTGAGTCGATTGATAGTCTTTTTGCTCAGCTTGGCATCACTGATATCGCAAACAAATACCCTGAGGAAATTTCAGGCGGACAAAGGCAACGAGTGGCTATTGCCAGAGCTTTGTACAATGATCCGACTATTATTTTGGCTGATGAACCAACAGCGAGTCTGGACACCGAAAAAGCTATGGAAGTTGTCAAAATTCTAGCCGATGAAGCCAAAGAAAAGAATAAAGCAGTCTTAATGGTTACACACGACAGACGCTTAGTTGCTTATTGTGACCGATTGTTGGTCATGGAAGACGGCGTTTTACGAGAAGAAGAGATTGCTGCTTATCATTAG
- a CDS encoding YkgJ family cysteine cluster protein, translating to MTDIDIERYHELAQQKQKEHRKFLATLKKKAPKNLDKITQEIHTEVFNEIDCTKCANCCKSLGPLFTEADITRISKVFRMKLGVFEDMYLRVDEDGDKVFQSMPCPFLGDDNLCTIYDVRPKACREFPHTDRKKIYQINNLTIKNTLFCPAAYLFVEKLKERLDGK from the coding sequence ATGACAGATATTGATATTGAACGCTATCATGAATTAGCGCAACAAAAACAAAAAGAACATCGTAAATTTTTGGCAACCCTTAAGAAAAAAGCACCTAAAAACCTTGATAAAATCACTCAAGAAATTCACACAGAAGTTTTCAATGAGATTGATTGCACCAAATGTGCTAACTGCTGTAAAAGCTTAGGTCCGCTCTTTACCGAGGCTGACATCACGCGTATCTCAAAAGTCTTTCGCATGAAACTAGGCGTTTTTGAAGACATGTATTTGCGCGTGGATGAAGATGGCGACAAAGTCTTTCAATCAATGCCTTGTCCATTTTTAGGCGATGACAACCTTTGTACCATTTACGACGTCCGACCAAAAGCATGCCGTGAATTCCCACACACAGACCGCAAAAAAATCTATCAAATCAATAATCTAACCATTAAAAACACCCTTTTCTGCCCCGCAGCCTACCTCTTTGTCGAAAAACTCAAAGAACGATTGGATGGGAAATAA